The Armatimonadota bacterium genome includes a window with the following:
- a CDS encoding EscN/YscN/HrcN family type III secretion system ATPase, whose product MIRLSPPRLERYHRAVRRANAVRLNGRLTRVVGVLVESAGPAAHIGEICEIHYSRNDPPMLAEVVGFREDRVLLMPYGEIARLARHAEVVATGRSLCVPGSEALLGRVLDGLGRPLDGGPPVEAEELLPVLREPPHPLLRERIREPLSLGVRSIDGLITCGTGQRVGVFAGSGVGKSTLLGMIARNTEADVNVIGLIGERGREVRDFIERDLGEEGLRRSVVVVATSDQVSVQRLRGAQVATAIAEYFRDRGKRVLLMLDSVTRIAWAQREIGLAAGEPPTTRGYTPSVFAMLPKLLERAGMSDRGSITGLYTVLVDGDDMNEPVADAVRAILDGHIVLSRALAHQNHYPAVDVLASVSRVMPEITTSAHRAAAGHLRRLLAAYRDSEDLINIGAYVRGSNPLIDEAIDLLPEIRAFLQQDVEERCPLTETVSRLTSLARKPGDEGEDE is encoded by the coding sequence GTGATTCGCCTCTCCCCTCCGCGCCTGGAGCGCTACCACCGGGCCGTGCGTCGCGCGAACGCCGTGCGGCTGAACGGCAGGCTTACCAGAGTGGTGGGGGTGCTGGTGGAATCGGCCGGCCCCGCGGCGCACATCGGCGAGATCTGCGAGATCCACTATTCCCGGAACGATCCCCCCATGCTGGCGGAAGTGGTGGGTTTCCGCGAGGACCGTGTGCTTTTGATGCCCTACGGCGAGATCGCCCGTCTGGCGCGCCACGCCGAGGTGGTGGCCACAGGCAGATCGCTTTGCGTCCCCGGCTCCGAAGCGCTTCTGGGGCGCGTTCTGGATGGCCTGGGAAGACCACTGGACGGAGGCCCCCCGGTGGAGGCGGAAGAGCTCCTTCCGGTCCTCAGAGAGCCGCCCCATCCCCTGTTGCGGGAGCGCATCCGCGAGCCGCTTTCGCTGGGGGTGCGCTCCATTGACGGTCTCATCACCTGTGGCACCGGACAGCGCGTGGGTGTCTTCGCGGGAAGCGGGGTGGGCAAGAGCACCCTGCTGGGAATGATCGCGCGCAACACAGAGGCGGATGTCAACGTCATCGGCCTCATCGGGGAGCGTGGCAGGGAGGTGCGCGACTTCATCGAGCGCGACCTGGGGGAGGAGGGGCTGCGGCGCTCGGTGGTGGTGGTGGCCACATCCGACCAGGTCTCCGTACAGCGTCTGCGCGGCGCACAGGTGGCCACGGCCATTGCGGAGTACTTCCGGGACCGGGGCAAGCGGGTGCTCCTGATGCTGGACTCCGTCACGCGCATCGCGTGGGCGCAGCGGGAGATCGGACTTGCGGCTGGCGAGCCGCCCACCACGCGGGGCTACACGCCATCCGTCTTTGCGATGCTCCCGAAGCTGCTGGAGCGCGCGGGCATGTCGGACCGGGGATCCATCACCGGGCTGTATACCGTGCTGGTGGATGGCGACGATATGAACGAGCCCGTCGCCGACGCCGTGCGGGCCATTCTGGACGGACATATCGTCCTGTCGCGAGCTCTGGCGCATCAGAACCACTACCCCGCGGTGGACGTGCTGGCAAGCGTGAGCCGCGTGATGCCGGAGATCACCACATCGGCACACCGCGCGGCCGCCGGACATCTCAGGAGACTGCTGGCGGCCTACCGCGACAGCGAGGATCTGATCAACATCGGAGCCTATGTGCGCGGCTCCAATCCACTGATTGACGAGGCCATTGACCTGCTTCCGGAGATCCGCGCCTTCCTGCAGCAGGATGTGGAGGAGCGCTGCCCGCTGACCGAGACGGTCTCCCGGCTGACCTCCCTTGCGAGGAAGCCTGGCGATGAAGGGGAGGATGAATGA
- the pepA gene encoding putative cytosol aminopeptidase, whose product MIISVLNASITDIECDAIVVNLFQGVAAPGGATGAVDRALDGLLSRLIREEGFEGKPGQTLLVHTQGRLPAARVVLTGLGEPEKLDLDTVRRASAAALRRARDARARRVATIVHGAGAGGMAPARAAQATVEGAVLGTYEFLKYKSEPQPRQIEELLVAEMDASRLPSVQAGVSRGDVVSRAVNLARDLVNSPANEITPSALALLATRMASETGLEALVLERPEAERLGMGCYLAVARGSQEAPKFITLRYRPAGEPAGRVAIIGKGVTFDSGGLSLKTAESMVTMKDDMSGAAAVLAAMQAVAELRPDREVLAIVPAVENMPSGSAMRPGDVVCAMNGKTIEIENTDAEGRLTLADALCYAAREGCEELIDLATLTGACVWALGRVYSGVMSNNQDLVERLKECSRVSGDRIWQLPLSEDYRYLIESQVADMKNTGGREGGAITAALLLSEFTEGRPWAHIDIAGPAFLSQDNGVIEKGASGAGVRLLIEYLCGEPAA is encoded by the coding sequence ATGATCATCTCTGTACTCAACGCATCCATCACGGACATCGAATGTGACGCCATTGTGGTGAACCTTTTTCAGGGGGTGGCCGCACCCGGAGGAGCCACCGGAGCGGTGGACCGGGCCCTGGACGGACTGCTGTCCCGGCTCATCCGGGAAGAGGGATTCGAAGGAAAGCCCGGTCAGACGCTCCTGGTCCACACGCAGGGCCGTTTGCCCGCAGCCAGGGTGGTTCTGACCGGACTGGGCGAGCCCGAAAAGCTGGATCTGGATACGGTGCGCCGGGCGTCCGCGGCGGCGCTTCGCAGGGCGCGCGATGCGCGCGCCCGCCGGGTGGCCACCATCGTTCACGGAGCCGGAGCGGGGGGAATGGCTCCGGCGCGGGCGGCGCAGGCGACGGTGGAGGGAGCCGTCCTCGGCACCTACGAGTTCCTGAAATACAAAAGCGAGCCGCAGCCGCGGCAGATCGAGGAGCTGCTGGTGGCGGAGATGGACGCGTCCCGTCTGCCGTCCGTTCAGGCGGGTGTGTCAAGGGGGGACGTGGTCTCGCGGGCGGTGAATCTGGCGCGCGATCTTGTCAACTCTCCCGCGAACGAGATCACTCCTTCGGCGCTGGCGCTGCTGGCCACCCGGATGGCGTCCGAGACCGGGCTGGAGGCGCTGGTGCTGGAGCGTCCCGAGGCGGAGCGGCTGGGGATGGGCTGTTATCTGGCCGTGGCGCGCGGCTCCCAGGAGGCTCCGAAGTTTATAACCCTCCGCTATCGCCCGGCGGGGGAGCCCGCGGGCCGGGTGGCCATCATCGGCAAGGGTGTGACGTTCGATTCCGGCGGACTGTCGCTGAAGACTGCGGAGAGCATGGTCACGATGAAGGACGACATGTCCGGCGCGGCGGCGGTGCTGGCTGCGATGCAGGCTGTAGCGGAGCTGCGGCCTGACCGGGAGGTGCTGGCCATCGTGCCTGCCGTGGAGAACATGCCGTCCGGCAGCGCTATGCGTCCAGGAGATGTGGTCTGCGCCATGAACGGCAAGACCATCGAGATCGAAAACACGGACGCGGAAGGGCGGCTGACGCTGGCGGATGCCCTGTGTTATGCCGCAAGAGAGGGGTGCGAAGAGCTGATAGACCTGGCCACGCTGACGGGAGCGTGCGTCTGGGCGCTTGGACGCGTCTACAGTGGGGTGATGTCCAACAACCAGGATCTGGTGGAGCGTCTGAAGGAGTGCTCCCGGGTGTCGGGCGACCGCATCTGGCAGCTTCCCCTCTCGGAGGATTACCGCTACCTCATCGAGAGTCAGGTGGCGGATATGAAGAACACCGGAGGGCGCGAAGGAGGGGCGATCACGGCGGCGCTGCTGCTCTCGGAGTTCACGGAAGGGCGTCCGTGGGCGCACATTGACATCGCGGGTCCGGCGTTCCTGTCGCAGGACAATGGCGTCATAGAGAAAGGCGCTTCCGGGGCGGGGGTGCGATTGCTTATCGAGTATCTCTGCGGCGAGCCCGCCGCGTGA
- a CDS encoding ABC transporter, whose protein sequence is MLISDNLPRSVERALGAMGKSRNQVRLAASTDITRDGRFGERWLVALDDRVAVFDPTPDQASVLVEVPYSQIQQIEAEPLVGGGVLVASHDGQKVVLLHYSNTLSGKFGRVARSLQAIANGEEEPEPEEGEEGESCPSCGRALPSYSRVCPHCLDKGKVLRRLLGYLKPYYLTALATSLLLLVSTVVSMAPPFINRYMFDLALVPVDKTATVRTRITWLLVLVGLLLLARLVAYGTGVWRMQLTAWLGGRVTLDVRRQLYNALQRLSLAYFDRRQIGAVMSRVTQDTGALQGFLVGSAQYFLIFLLQLIIICVLLFLTSWHLALIALSPAPIVAAITLLSTRRLRYVYTRFWTSWSRLNAMLSDSLSGIRVVRAFAQEGREVRRFDENTEALFESEYSAARLVNLLMPTLSVIIEFGQYPVWLVGGIMVVKGEMTFGRLMMFTGYLGMFYGPLQWLTNLADSVPRSLTAAERIFEVLDTEPEVADSENAVPLPHIHGDVEFRNVYFGYDRNKPILKDVSLHVRPGEMIGLVGKTGAGKSTFINLVCRFYDPQMGQVLIDGVDVRAVRLSDLRSQIGVVLQEPFLFSGTIAENIAYGKPNATPEEIMRAAKAANAHDFIMKFPDGYDTQVGERGGRLSGGERQRISIARAILHNPRILIFDEATSAVDTETEKQIQEAIERLVQNRTTFAIAHRLSTLRKADRIVVIDDGRIVEVGTHDELLDLRGHYWRLVQMQTDLSRGRVAV, encoded by the coding sequence TGGGCGCAATGGGCAAGTCGCGCAACCAGGTGCGTCTTGCTGCTTCCACGGACATCACAAGAGACGGACGTTTCGGTGAGCGCTGGCTGGTTGCCCTAGACGACCGGGTCGCCGTCTTCGATCCGACGCCGGATCAGGCCTCCGTCCTCGTGGAGGTTCCTTATTCCCAGATCCAGCAGATCGAGGCCGAGCCTCTGGTCGGGGGCGGCGTACTGGTAGCCTCTCACGACGGGCAGAAGGTGGTGCTGCTGCACTACTCCAACACTCTGTCCGGAAAGTTCGGGCGTGTGGCCCGGAGCCTGCAGGCTATCGCCAACGGAGAAGAGGAGCCCGAGCCGGAAGAGGGCGAGGAAGGCGAAAGCTGTCCCTCCTGTGGCCGAGCGCTCCCCAGCTACTCCAGGGTGTGCCCGCACTGTCTGGACAAGGGTAAGGTCCTCCGCCGGCTCCTCGGCTACCTGAAGCCATACTACCTGACCGCCCTGGCTACCTCGCTGCTCTTGTTGGTCAGCACGGTGGTGAGCATGGCCCCGCCGTTCATCAACAGGTACATGTTCGACCTGGCCCTGGTGCCGGTGGATAAGACGGCGACGGTGCGCACGCGCATCACCTGGCTGCTGGTGCTGGTGGGATTGCTCCTGCTCGCGCGGCTGGTGGCATACGGTACCGGCGTATGGCGGATGCAGTTGACGGCCTGGCTCGGCGGCCGTGTCACGCTGGACGTGCGCCGCCAGCTGTACAATGCCCTGCAGCGTCTGTCGCTCGCTTACTTCGACCGGCGGCAGATCGGTGCGGTCATGAGCCGCGTGACGCAGGATACCGGAGCCCTGCAGGGGTTCCTGGTGGGAAGCGCGCAGTACTTCCTGATCTTCCTGCTGCAGCTCATCATCATCTGCGTCCTGCTGTTCCTGACCAGCTGGCATCTGGCGTTGATCGCGCTTTCGCCCGCGCCCATCGTCGCCGCCATCACCCTTCTTTCCACGCGGCGTCTGCGCTACGTCTACACGCGCTTCTGGACCTCGTGGAGCCGCCTGAACGCCATGCTGAGCGACTCGCTTTCGGGCATCAGGGTAGTGCGGGCGTTCGCGCAGGAAGGAAGAGAAGTGCGGCGGTTCGACGAGAACACTGAGGCGCTTTTCGAAAGCGAATACTCCGCTGCGCGCCTGGTGAACCTGCTGATGCCCACCCTCTCGGTCATCATCGAGTTCGGGCAGTATCCCGTGTGGCTGGTGGGAGGGATCATGGTGGTCAAGGGTGAGATGACCTTCGGCCGCCTGATGATGTTCACGGGCTACCTGGGAATGTTCTACGGTCCGCTGCAGTGGTTGACCAACCTGGCCGATTCCGTGCCGCGCTCACTGACGGCGGCGGAGCGGATCTTCGAGGTGCTGGATACGGAGCCGGAGGTCGCGGATTCGGAAAATGCGGTTCCCCTGCCGCATATCCACGGGGATGTGGAGTTCCGGAACGTCTACTTCGGCTATGACCGCAACAAGCCCATTCTCAAGGACGTCAGCCTGCATGTGCGGCCGGGTGAGATGATCGGTCTGGTGGGCAAGACCGGCGCCGGGAAGAGTACGTTCATCAACCTGGTCTGCCGCTTCTATGACCCGCAAATGGGTCAGGTATTGATAGACGGTGTGGACGTCCGTGCGGTGCGGCTCAGCGACCTGCGCAGCCAGATCGGCGTGGTGCTGCAGGAGCCATTCCTGTTCAGCGGGACCATCGCAGAGAACATCGCCTACGGAAAGCCGAACGCCACGCCCGAGGAGATCATGCGGGCGGCCAAGGCGGCCAACGCGCACGATTTCATCATGAAATTCCCGGATGGCTACGATACTCAGGTGGGCGAGCGCGGCGGGCGGCTATCAGGAGGCGAGCGGCAGAGGATCTCCATCGCCCGCGCCATCCTCCACAATCCCCGGATTCTCATCTTCGATGAGGCCACCAGCGCTGTGGACACGGAGACGGAGAAGCAGATCCAGGAAGCCATCGAAAGGCTGGTGCAGAACCGCACCACGTTCGCCATCGCGCACCGGCTGTCCACGCTGCGCAAGGCAGACCGCATCGTCGTCATTGACGACGGGCGCATCGTGGAGGTAGGGACGCACGACGAGCTGCTGGATCTGCGCGGGCACTACTGGAGGCTGGTGCAGATGCAGACGGATCTGTCCCGCGGGCGGGTGGCGGTATGA